The Kitasatospora albolonga nucleotide sequence TGGCGTCCCGGCGCCTACGGAAGGAACTAGTACGCGTTCTAGTTATGCAAGCAGTCTCGTGACGCGGGACCGGCTGCGCAAGGGGCGTGCAGGCACCGCGTACGCGCCCTGCGCGCGCCCCGCACCGGGGCGGGCCTACCGTGCGCGGGGTCGACCGGGGAACGGATCGGGCCGGGAGTCTTGCGACTTGTAGAACTCGTTACTACCTTGCGGGCAGATTCTGATGGAGCGTCAGGAACGCCAGGCGAGGGCGGCTGTCGGACGGTTCGCCGCCAGATCCGGAGTGGAGAGGTGCCCATGCGCTGCCCCCATCTGCCCGACGGGTTCGACTTCACCGACCCCGACCTCCTCCAAGCCCGCGTCCCGCACCCGGAGTTCGCCCTGATGCGGCAGACCGCCCCGGTGTGGTGGTGCGCCCAGCCCGCCAACATCTCGGGCTTCGGCGACGAGGGGTACTGGGCCGTCACCCGGCACGCGGACGTCAAGTACGTCTCCACGCACCCGGAGTTGTTCTCCTCGAACACCAACACCGCCGTCATCCGCTTCAACGAGACGATCAGCCGCGACCAGATCGAGGTCCAGAAACTGATCATGCTGAACATGGACCCGCCGGAGCACACCCGGGTCCGTCAGATCGTCCAGCGCGGCTTCACCCCGCGCGCGGTGCGCTCGCTGGAGCAGGCCCTGCGGGCACGGGCCCGTTCCATCGTGGAGACCGCGCACACGGGGGCAGCGGCCGGGGCCGACGGCTCGTTCGACTTCGTCACGGACATCGCGGTGGAGCTGCCGCTCCAGGCGATCGCCGAACTCATCGGCGTACCGCAGGAGGACCGGTCCAAGATCTTCGACTGGTCGAACAAGATGGCCGCGTACGACGATCCCGAGTACGCGATCACCGAGGAGGTCGGCGCCGAGGCGGCGATGGAGATCGTGGCGTACGCGATGAACCTGGCGGCGGCCCGCAAGGAGTGCCCGGCCCAGGACATCGTGAGCCAGTTGGTCGCGGCGGAGGGCGAGGGGAACCTGTCCTCCGACGAGTTCGGGTTCTTCGTGATCCTGCTCGCGGTGGCGGGCAACGAGACGACCCGTAACGCCATCAGCCACGGCATGCACGCCTTCCTCACCCACCCCGAGCAGTGGGAGCTCTACAAACGGGAGCGCCCGGGGACGACGGCCGAAGAGATCGTCCGCTGGGCGACCCCCGTGGTCTCCTTCCAGCGGACCGCCACCCAGGATCTGGAGCTGGGCGGTCAGCGGATCAGGAAGGGCGAGCGGGTCGGGCTGTTCTACTCCTCCGCCAACAACGACCCCGAGGTGTTCGACGCCCCGGAGGTCTTCGACATCACCCGCGACCCCAATCCGCACCTCGGGTTCGGGGGCGGCGGGCCGCACTTCTGCCTGGGCAAGTCGCTGGCCGTGATGGAGATCGACCTGATCTTCAACGCCATCGCCGACGTACTGCCCGATCTGCGGCTCCTGGAGGACCCGCGACGGCTGCGCTCGGCCTGGCTCAACGGGATCAAGCAGCTTCAGGTGAGCACGCCCCTCGGCTGACGCCGGGCCACGAGTGGCGGGGCGGGCGCGGTGGGCGGACCATGGGGAGACGCGGCGATCCATGCCGAAGGGGTGCCGGGACGCGTTCACCACCGTCCCGGCACCCCTTCGGCCTGTGCGCTCTGCTGACCGCCTGGGCTGCCGACCGTCTGCGCTGCCGGCCGCCTGCGCTGTGCCGACCGCTACGTGCCTCCGCCGACCTTCTCCGCGACCTCGGCGGGAATGGGTGTGGGGACGGCCTCGGGCGCGGGGAGGGATTCGGCCGCCGGGGCGGGCGCGGGGGCAGGTACGGGCACGGGAACGGGCACGGTGGACCGTGGTTCCCGCTTCTGCTTCTGGTCGGTCGCCAGCCTGCGCGGGCCGGACAGCAGGTACGTCAGCCCGAAGCCCAGCGCGACGACCAGCCCCCCGCCGACCGCGTCCAGCACCCAGTGGTTCGCCGTCGCCACGATCGCGGCGACGGTGAAGAGCGGGTGGAGCAGGCCGAGCGCCTTCATCCACAGCTTCGGGGCGAGGATCACGATGACCACCCCGCACCACAGCGACCAGCCGAAGTGCAGCGACGGCATCGCCGCGTACTGGTTGGTGACCCCCGTCAGCGTCCCGTAGTCGGGTTTCGCGAAGTCCTGGACCCCGTGGAGGGTGTCGATGAAGCCGAGGCCGGGCATGAGCCGGGGCGGGGCCAGCGGGTAGAGCCAGAAGCCGACGAGCGCCAGCACGGTGGCGAAGCCGATGGAGGTGCGGGCCCAGCGGTAGTCGGCGGGGCGGCGCGCGTACAGCACACCGAGGATCGCCAGCGGGACGAGGAAGTGGAAGGTCGAATAGTAGTAGTCGAAGAACTCCCGCAGCCAGGCGATCTCGACGACCGTGTGGTTGACCCACAGCTCGATGTCGATGTGCAGCCACTGCTCGATGGCGTGGATCTGCCGGCCGTGCTCCTCGGCGACGGGGCGGCCTGCGGTGGCGGCGAGGCGGACCTGGGAGTACGCGGAGTAGACGGCGCGGATGAGCAGGAGTTCCAGCAGGAGGTTGGGGCGGTGGAGCACCCGGCGCCAGAACGGCAGGAGCGGCACACGTCTCCAGCGCGCGGCGACCGGTTTCGCGTGGTCGGTGGGGATCGGCCGCTGCCAGTACGGCGAGGTGCGCGCCAGGAACGGGACGAGGCAGGCCGCGCCGAGCGCCGCGAGGAACAGCCCGTTGTCCCGTACGGAGGTGATCGGGCCGACGTTCGGGAGCAGCATCTTGCCGGGAAGCGTGAGGACGAGCACCACGACGGCGGGCCAGACCAGCCGGTCGGAGGCGCGCTTGCCGACCTTGCCGACGACGGCGAGGAGCACCCACAGCAGCTGGTGCTGCCAGGCGGTCGGCGAGACCACCACCACGACGCACCCGGTCACGGCCACGGCGAGGAGCGGCTGCC carries:
- a CDS encoding steroid C27-monooxygenase — encoded protein: MRCPHLPDGFDFTDPDLLQARVPHPEFALMRQTAPVWWCAQPANISGFGDEGYWAVTRHADVKYVSTHPELFSSNTNTAVIRFNETISRDQIEVQKLIMLNMDPPEHTRVRQIVQRGFTPRAVRSLEQALRARARSIVETAHTGAAAGADGSFDFVTDIAVELPLQAIAELIGVPQEDRSKIFDWSNKMAAYDDPEYAITEEVGAEAAMEIVAYAMNLAAARKECPAQDIVSQLVAAEGEGNLSSDEFGFFVILLAVAGNETTRNAISHGMHAFLTHPEQWELYKRERPGTTAEEIVRWATPVVSFQRTATQDLELGGQRIRKGERVGLFYSSANNDPEVFDAPEVFDITRDPNPHLGFGGGGPHFCLGKSLAVMEIDLIFNAIADVLPDLRLLEDPRRLRSAWLNGIKQLQVSTPLG